The Geobacter sp. AOG2 genome includes a window with the following:
- a CDS encoding transporter has protein sequence MKNLVINISIALTILLSNTGLVFASSLMAQPMGHYNIGPNAINGAMNPPGDYFLIALPYYTFDKSTKNSGDLTPGPDFNAAVVTLRYIHMFKQGLLGGTTGFNVAATAAYTATKFNGSAPLKDEYTMSIGDPSIEFMQGWMFDKFAISTRAGLFAGIGNYSKARASNYAKDFWSFDFQLRGTYWLDKNRDLSLSLMETYETSTKMSSYDIKPGDNLTTEAGFGYQLTPNFNLGGTVYNVQQITKDSGSDVGWNKDNLYGATGIGPASRIMLPFIKPGAFVNILWWHDIEARNHAKGDMVFTEFAIPF, from the coding sequence ATGAAAAATCTAGTTATAAATATCAGTATAGCACTAACAATATTGTTATCTAATACTGGTTTAGTTTTTGCTAGTTCACTGATGGCACAACCAATGGGCCACTACAATATCGGACCAAATGCTATCAACGGAGCTATGAACCCTCCGGGTGATTATTTTTTAATCGCACTGCCATATTATACGTTCGATAAGTCGACAAAAAATAGCGGAGACTTAACACCGGGTCCAGACTTTAATGCTGCGGTTGTAACGTTGCGATATATACATATGTTCAAACAAGGCCTGCTTGGTGGCACTACAGGCTTCAACGTCGCAGCCACTGCTGCCTATACGGCAACCAAGTTTAATGGTAGCGCACCATTAAAAGATGAATACACAATGAGCATAGGCGACCCGAGTATCGAATTCATGCAGGGGTGGATGTTTGACAAATTTGCCATCAGTACTCGCGCTGGTTTATTCGCAGGCATTGGCAATTACAGCAAAGCAAGAGCAAGCAATTATGCAAAAGATTTTTGGTCATTTGATTTCCAACTCCGCGGGACATACTGGCTTGATAAGAATAGGGATTTATCTTTATCGTTGATGGAAACCTATGAAACATCAACAAAGATGTCTAGTTACGATATAAAACCAGGTGACAATCTGACCACTGAGGCTGGTTTTGGTTACCAACTCACTCCGAATTTTAACCTAGGCGGCACTGTTTATAATGTTCAGCAGATCACAAAAGACTCTGGCAGTGATGTCGGGTGGAATAAAGATAACCTATACGGGGCTACAGGGATAGGTCCTGCTTCAAGAATTATGCTTCCCTTTATCAAACCTGGAGCATTTGTGAATATTCTTTGGTGGCATGATATTGAAGCTCGAAACCACGCAAAGGGCGATATGGTGTTCACGGAGTTCGCCATACCATTTTAG
- a CDS encoding 4Fe-4S dicluster domain-containing protein, translated as MSSKKHFMVIDPALCEDCGSCYLACKDEYSDNTFPGYSAKQPRNNHAWIKLPRNERGHGSLIDVVFRPHICMHCAEAPCTTKAKNNAISRRPDGVVLIDPIRAKMQPELVKMCPYDAIVWNDAEKLPQKCTLCAHLLDDGWKTTRCAQVCPTGALRLEYMTDEERSNLIKSQELEAYKPNLKTGPLTLYKNLYRFTKAFIAGSVAMKSGDKVDCVKGAKIVLKRKQTVLASIFTDNYGDFKFDKLDENSGQYTLDIIVDNKIAKSVNVELNKSVYIENIKI; from the coding sequence ATGTCATCAAAAAAACATTTTATGGTTATTGATCCAGCTCTCTGTGAGGATTGTGGCAGTTGCTACCTCGCATGTAAGGATGAATACAGTGACAACACTTTTCCAGGGTATAGCGCAAAACAACCAAGAAACAATCATGCTTGGATAAAGTTGCCGCGTAACGAGCGGGGGCATGGCTCTCTTATAGACGTAGTATTCAGACCACACATCTGTATGCATTGTGCTGAAGCCCCATGTACCACTAAAGCAAAAAACAACGCAATTAGTCGGCGCCCCGACGGTGTTGTTCTTATTGATCCGATCAGAGCTAAAATGCAGCCTGAATTGGTGAAAATGTGCCCCTATGACGCGATAGTTTGGAATGATGCGGAAAAACTACCGCAAAAATGCACATTGTGTGCTCACTTGCTTGATGACGGGTGGAAAACTACGCGTTGTGCCCAGGTGTGCCCAACAGGTGCACTGCGTCTTGAGTATATGACCGATGAAGAACGCTCAAACCTTATAAAGTCTCAGGAGCTGGAAGCCTATAAGCCGAATTTGAAAACGGGCCCACTGACTCTATATAAGAATCTGTACAGATTCACTAAAGCATTTATAGCAGGCAGTGTTGCTATGAAAAGCGGGGACAAGGTGGATTGTGTTAAAGGTGCTAAAATTGTTCTTAAAAGAAAACAAACTGTGTTAGCTAGCATATTTACAGATAATTATGGTGATTTTAAATTCGATAAGCTTGATGAAAATAGCGGACAATATACTTTGGATATTATTGTAGATAATAAAATAGCAAAATCAGTTAATGTAGAATTGAACAAAAGTGTATATATTGAAAATATAAAAATATAA